The Daphnia pulex isolate KAP4 chromosome 3, ASM2113471v1 genome includes a region encoding these proteins:
- the LOC124190078 gene encoding cell division cycle protein 123 homolog isoform X1: protein MKSHEIQACSFSEWYPLFKKVTFPSKIIPLTQEFVDYLLADNLVLRSDQALLTYSRDDSSDSEDDEEGWAKAESETPTLEAPHFEDIDKEITTAIAEFGGKAFIKLNWSSPKDAAWIALNNSLQCHMSADVHLLLKSSDFILHDLTEPFKECEDQNVNQTPVKYNLVLRKWVEINPVNEFRCFVQNKNLIGISQRDDTQFSPFIEKEKEDIVRDIVSFFKEQIRPKFHLDNYVMDVFRQRKDKIVLIDFNPYGVITDSLLFDWNEDLLQISEASKTTSPSDCASATPDFRFIPEESGIRSNPLRRYCVPEDIAHLTSGEDPFKLMDLLKLRSGTQEDNADSD, encoded by the exons ATGAAAAGCCACGAAATCCAGGcgtgttctttttctgaatggTATCCACTGTTCAAGAAGGTGACGTTTCCTAGCAAAATTATTCCGTTAACTCAAGAGTTTGTCGACTACCTGCTCGCCGATAACTTGGTGTTGCGCAGCGATCAAGCGTTGCTTACATATTCCCGTGATGACTCCAGTGATtctgaagatgatgaagaaggtTGGGCTAAGGCAGAAAGCGAGACACCTACACTTGAG GCCCCACATTTTGAAGACATTGACAAAGAGATTACCACAGCAATAGCTGAATTTGGTGGTAAAGCCtttataaaattaaactgGAGTTCTCCCAAG GATGCTGCTTGGATTGCATTAAATAATTCTCTTCAGTGTCACATGTCTGCTGATGTACATCTACTGCTGAAAAGCTCTGATTTTATTCTTCATGATCTGACTGAGCCATTCAAA GAATGTGAAGATCAAAATGTCAATCAAACTCCTGTGAAGTATAATCTTGTTTTGAGAAAGTGGGTTGAAATAAACCCTGTGAATGAATTCCGTTGTTTTGTCCAGAATAAAAATCTAATAG GAATTTCACAGAGAGATGATACTCAGTTTTCTCCCttcattgaaaaagaaaaagaagacataGTTCGTGACATTGTCAGTTTTTTCAAAGAACAGATCCGTCCTAAATTTCACCTCGACAACTATGTGATGGACGTATTTCGACAACGAAAggataaaattgttttgatcgATTTTAATCCTTATGGAGTTATCACAGACTCTTTGTTGTTCGACTGGAATGAAGATTTGCTACAGATAAGCGAGGCTTCAAAGACAACATCGCCTTCCGATTG CGCTAGCGCTACGCCCGATTTTCGCTTCATTCCCGAAGAATCAGGGATCCGTAGCAATCCACTCCGTCGTTATTGCGTTCCGGAAGATATAGCCCATTTAACGTCGGGTGAAGATCCTTTCAAACTGATGGACCTTCTGAAATTGCGATCAGGGACCCAAGAAGATAATGCCGATAGTGACTGA
- the LOC124190078 gene encoding cell division cycle protein 123 homolog isoform X2 has translation MKSHEIQACSFSEWYPLFKKVTFPSKIIPLTQEFVDYLLADNLVLRSDQALLTYSRDDSSDSEDDEEGWAKAESETPTLEAPHFEDIDKEITTAIAEFGGKAFIKLNWSSPKDAAWIALNNSLQCHMSADVHLLLKSSDFILHDLTEPFKECEDQNVNQTPVKYNLVLRKWVEINPVNEFRCFVQNKNLIGISQRDDTQFSPFIEKEKEDIVRDIVSFFKEQIRPKFHLDNYVMDVFRQRKDKIVLIDFNPYGVITDSLLFDWNEDLLQISEASKTTSPSDCATPDFRFIPEESGIRSNPLRRYCVPEDIAHLTSGEDPFKLMDLLKLRSGTQEDNADSD, from the exons ATGAAAAGCCACGAAATCCAGGcgtgttctttttctgaatggTATCCACTGTTCAAGAAGGTGACGTTTCCTAGCAAAATTATTCCGTTAACTCAAGAGTTTGTCGACTACCTGCTCGCCGATAACTTGGTGTTGCGCAGCGATCAAGCGTTGCTTACATATTCCCGTGATGACTCCAGTGATtctgaagatgatgaagaaggtTGGGCTAAGGCAGAAAGCGAGACACCTACACTTGAG GCCCCACATTTTGAAGACATTGACAAAGAGATTACCACAGCAATAGCTGAATTTGGTGGTAAAGCCtttataaaattaaactgGAGTTCTCCCAAG GATGCTGCTTGGATTGCATTAAATAATTCTCTTCAGTGTCACATGTCTGCTGATGTACATCTACTGCTGAAAAGCTCTGATTTTATTCTTCATGATCTGACTGAGCCATTCAAA GAATGTGAAGATCAAAATGTCAATCAAACTCCTGTGAAGTATAATCTTGTTTTGAGAAAGTGGGTTGAAATAAACCCTGTGAATGAATTCCGTTGTTTTGTCCAGAATAAAAATCTAATAG GAATTTCACAGAGAGATGATACTCAGTTTTCTCCCttcattgaaaaagaaaaagaagacataGTTCGTGACATTGTCAGTTTTTTCAAAGAACAGATCCGTCCTAAATTTCACCTCGACAACTATGTGATGGACGTATTTCGACAACGAAAggataaaattgttttgatcgATTTTAATCCTTATGGAGTTATCACAGACTCTTTGTTGTTCGACTGGAATGAAGATTTGCTACAGATAAGCGAGGCTTCAAAGACAACATCGCCTTCCGATTG CGCTACGCCCGATTTTCGCTTCATTCCCGAAGAATCAGGGATCCGTAGCAATCCACTCCGTCGTTATTGCGTTCCGGAAGATATAGCCCATTTAACGTCGGGTGAAGATCCTTTCAAACTGATGGACCTTCTGAAATTGCGATCAGGGACCCAAGAAGATAATGCCGATAGTGACTGA
- the LOC124190072 gene encoding prolyl 4-hydroxylase subunit alpha-2-like isoform X5 has protein sequence MGPIFLITTTLLVILGFRPVSGDMFSASADLANTFRLEQKVVNVLGELVAQTEAKLSIIRHYLEDYQSVVEEKAASEEEFIERVAGNPIHAYRLMKRLYFDWQTVEKEIKADNWRNALRQLERVRMGAKFPKEEDFFGAAQALVRLQDTYELNMTQLARGNLWGRQTRAELTAQDCLFMGKHAFNAGAYARAVEWFEESYILAGLENNKTIRQDQVMDFIQHAINMHDDTLQQTKQRKPMAVLSHTNSFELPLRERPAVVQRNEIIRSRKYNLGKHISDQDDASNFNALCRGERLLNDKLLAELKCWYDTRHQFYFLLMPIKIEQHSFEPAIYTFHDVLSDEEIETIKELAKPLLARSMVQGKLGVGHEVSNVRTSKTAWLPEGLHPLLNRLSRRIGLITGLKTDPIRDEAELLQVANYGIGGHYSPHHDYLMKDKADFEAKKKYMHHRELQAGDRIATFMFYVSILLCCSLDSSAADFP, from the exons atggGTCCAATTTTTCTGATAACAACAACGCTGCTGGTGATATTAGGATTCCGGCCAGTTTCCGGTGACATGTTTTCCGCTTCGGCCGATTTGGCAAACACCTTTCGCCTTGAACAAAAAGTAGTCAATGTGTTGGGAGAATTGGTGGCACAGACGGAAGCTAAATTATCAATCATTCGACA ctaTCTGGAGGATTACCAGAGCGTGGTCGAGGAAAAAGCGGCTAGCGAAGAGGAATTCATCGAACGGGTGGCAGGGAATCCCATTCACGCTTACCGATTGATGAAACGTCTTTACTTCGATTGGCAGacggtagaaaaagaaatcaaagctGACAACTGGCGAA ACGCTCTGCGACAGTTGGAACGCGTTCGCATGGGGGCGAAATTTCCAAAAGAAGAGGATTTCTTCGGTGCTGCTCAAGCGTTAGTTCGTCTACAAGACACTTACGAGCTGAACATGACTCAATTGGCTCGAGGAAACCTCTGGGGTAGACAAACGCGTGCAG AACTGACCGCCCAAGATTGCTTGTTCATGGGCAAACACGCCTTCAATGCCGGCGCATACGCACGAGCGGTCGAGTGGTTCGAAGAGTCTTACATTCTAGCCGGActggaaaataacaaaaccatTAGGCAGGATCAGGTGATGGATTTCATTCAGCACGCCATCAACATG cACGACGACACCTTGCAGCAAACGAAACAACGGAAACCGATGGCCGTGCTATCGCACACCAATTCATTCGAATTACCTCTGAGGGAGAGACCGGCTGTTGTCCAACGGAATGAGATTATTCGCAGTCGGAAGTACAATCTCGGGAAACACATCAGCGATCAGGACGACGCTTCCAACTTTAACGCATTGTGTAGGGGCGAAAGACTACTG aatGACAAACTGCTGGCGGAGCTGAAATGCTGGTACGATACTCGCcatcagttttattttctcctgaTGCCCATCAAAATCGAACAACATTCATTCGAGCCTGCCATTTACACATTTCACGATGTGCTGAGTGACGAAGAAATCGAAACAATCAAGGAATTAGCCAAACCACTG TTGGCTCGATCTATGGTGCAAGGGAAACTTGGCGTAGGACACGAAGTTTCAAATGTTAGGACCTCGAAAACGGCTTGGCTTCCAGAGGGTTTACACCCATTACTAAATCGTCTTTCCCGGCGGATTGGACTAATCACTGGCTTGAAAACCGATCCTATTCGCGACGAAGCAGAACTCCTTCAG GTTGCTAACTACGGGATTGGCGGACATTACTCACCTCATCATGACTATCTAATGAAAGACAAAGCGGATTTCGAG